Proteins encoded together in one Lathyrus oleraceus cultivar Zhongwan6 chromosome 5, CAAS_Psat_ZW6_1.0, whole genome shotgun sequence window:
- the LOC127082536 gene encoding uncharacterized protein LOC127082536 has protein sequence MAQNRLNLGFCQPNYTYPITELVLQTELPKGWKFPKFTKFVGDATDSTVEHIARYTTKVMDMTNNENLRLRYFPSSLTKNAFTWFTMLPPNSINDWNQLEKLLHKFRLLKANCFTHLPEHELVEMAAGGLFYSIRKKLDTQYLRDIAQLADRVRQVERLKVEKVRATRNKKEIVAFVDVNENDPMSDVECVEENYVNLAELKQGPPYVCKLIKLLNGKNPVETEKNDKFPKITYTFDVTKCDETFYLIVVDG, from the exons ATGGCCCAAAATAGGCTAAATCTGGGTTTCTGTCAACCTAATTATACTTATCCTATAACAGAGTTAGTCTTACAGACAGAACTCCCCAAGGGATGGAAATTTCCTAAGTTTACCAAATTTGTCGGTGACGCGACTGATTCCACAGTTGAGCATATTGCTCGATATACAACTAAGGTTATGGACATGACCAATAATGAGAATCTTAGACTGAGATATTTCCCTAGTTCTCTAACTAAAAACGCCTTTACATGGTTCACTATGCTTCCCCCGAATTCAATTAATGATTGGAATCAGTTAGAAAAGTTGCTTCATAA GTTTCGATTGCTTAAAGCAAATTGTTTCACACATTTGCCTGAGCATGAGCTTGTCGAAATGGCAGCTGGGGGTTTATTTTATTCTATTAGAAAGAAATTAGATACACAATATCTGAGAGATATAGCCCAGTTGGCCGACAGAGTTCGACAAGTAGAGCGCCTAAAAGTAGAAAAAGTGAGGGCGACTAGAAATAAGAAAGAAATAGTAGCATTTGTAGACGTAAACGAGAATGACCCAATGTCAGACGTCGAGTGTGTCGAAGAAAATTACGTTAATTTAGCCGAGTTAAAACAAGGGCCACCATATGTATGCAAATTAATTAAGCTGTTGAATGGAAAGAATCCCGTAGAAACAGAGAAAAATGATAAGTTCCCCAAGATAACTTACACTTTCGACGTAACTAAATGTGATGAGACTTTTTATTTAATTGTTGTAGATGGCTAA